tgcacatgagccatgAGTCTACAGTAACCGTGTTTAGAGTCAAATGTCGTCACACACAGAAACCATCCTGGTCCTGTAACAGTAgaaataacagagagagagagagagagagagcggtaaagagaagagagatagtgagagagagaatgggtcATGATACGTAACCTTTAGTAAATGTTTAACATTAATTTACATGCTCATAATGACTTTGATGACTTtttctcacgcacacacattttttttgcaaattCGGTCAAGGTTTCAGTGAGGTCAAAGTTCACAGCTTGGTCTGGCATGTGTAACAGCCAATTACATCAACAAATCAACACCAATTACCACTGAggacataacacacacacacacacacacacacacacacattagtgctGTTGACTGGTACAATGTATAAAATCACATTCTGCAAATTTAAAAGATAATTATCACTGCTGTATGTCTGTATAtatctgttagtgtgtgtgtgtgtgtgtgtgtcctgcaggaggagagtgtgtgttggcAGCAGTAGAGTGGTCTCCAGTACAGAGTCCTACATCCAGGCTGTGCACACACCATACATTACCATGTGCCCCAACCACCGTCTCTGTAGCTCTTACAAgtacgaacacacacacacacacgcacacacgcacacacacacacacattgcaatatacagggtgggcagcacctgaaactatggatactggaagtctgtgttagcatttctcctgtggtgttgctatcaatgtgagaagagggttgcattgacaatccaacacaatgggcagcactttgaacacattttataagtggtcagaaacttgcaaataactcatgaaagaataaagttatgttaaaacccaagcacaccattgtttttcttgtgaaattcccaataagtttgatgtgtcacatgactctcttcacattgaaaaaacaaaagttggatccaaaatggccgacttcaaaatggccaccatggtcagcacccatcttgaaaagtttccctcctcccatatactaatgtgccacaaacaggaagttaatatcaccaaccattcccattgtattaaggtgtatccatataaatggcccaccctgtattttgtcatttaaatcaaatataaaattgCAATAACATTTTCACCGGCTGCATGAATCTCCATCCCAAACATCTCGGTCATGTTGGAGCGGAGATTGTAATccaacaccagcacctgacctcactaatgtttctgtggctgaatgccatcaaatcctcacagaaatgtgccAACACCCCTGGCCCTGACCTGTTATTTCTGTGATACATTACAGGACCGTGTACAAGACGTCCTACAGAGAGGTGACCAGAGCAGTGCCCAGCTCAGCATTTTACCCAGAATGCTGTCCGGGATGGCAGAGCCTACACTCACACAGCTGTAACCATGGTAACAGGCagcagtgacacacacaaacagttgtAACCATGATAACACAGTCTTAACCACTGTTACAGACAGCTatgacaaacacacagccatAAAAGTTGtaaccagcagtgtgtgtgtgtgtcttgtgtttGTAGCAGTGTGTCTGCAGGAGTGTGTGAACGGGGGATCCTGTGTGAGACCGAATCACTGCTCCTGTCCAATCGGCTGGACTGGACGATATTGTCAGAtaggtacaacacacacacattccacatATATCAATGTTATATATATCAGTGGATACTCTTCAGGGGTGGACGATATGGCTCTAAAATTATATCGcaatatttatgtgtatttttcCGATAAGAATAATATTGACGATAcgacaaaacattaaaaaatatatatttttattaattacaaaAATGTACTGTTGCAGCAAAATACacgtttatgttttatttcattataaataaaagtgtaaaagtTTCAAAcacggggcggcacggtggcgcagcaggtaggtgtcgcagtcacacagctccagggacttggaggttgtgggttcgattcctgctccgggtgactgtctgtgaggagtgtggtgtgttctctctgtgtctgcgtgggtttcctccgggtgactgtctgtgaggagtgtggtgtgttctctctgtgtctgcgtgggtttcctccgagtgactgtctgtgaggagtgtggtgtgttctctctgtgtctgtgtgggtttcctctgggtgactgtctgtgaggagtgtggtgtgttctccctgtgtttgcgtgggtttcctccgggtgactgtctgtgaggagttggtgtgttctctctgtgtctgcgtgggtttcctccgggtgactatctgtgaggagttggtgtgttctccttgtgtctgcgtgggtttcctctgggtgactgtctgtgaggagtgtggtgtgttctccctgtgtttgcgtgggtttcctccgggtgactgtctgtgaggagtgtggtgtgttctccctgtgtctgcgtgggtttcctccgggtgactgtctgtgaggagttggtgtgttctccctgtgtctgcgtgggtttcctccgggtgctccggtttcctcccacagtccaaaaacacacgttggtaggtggattggcgattctaaagtgtccgtaggtgtgagtgtatgtgtgtgtgtgttgccctgtgaaggactggcgccccctcaagggtgtattcccaccttgcgcccaatgattccaggtaagccctggacccaccgcgaccctgaactggataagcgcttacagataacaaatgaatgaagtttCAAACACTCAGTAGAAGCGAAGAAAAATctgtaaacaacagtaactttCGAAGATTCtttctataaaataaataatgtaacaaataaaTCTACCACAAAAGTAATGTTCACAATATTTAGTGCctgaaaataaacagcaaacacaaacaattgtacaaaaaaaaaataatagcctgggtgagtgggtgtggCCTTCTTAGGttagagctcattggctgttcaaatcaaatcaaatcagtaTTGGTTTATATAGCGCTCccttgaggctggaggaagaaaccttgggtgGAACCAAGACCCACCCACAACTTCAAATGACTGCAGTTTTACCCCCTTATGGAATACACTCCTCCACCAAGAGACACTTACATGAGCTTGGCAGCATGACATCATTTCATAAACAACTCAGAATATTGCTGTTatcttaatatttataaaaatgataaCGATATAATCGCACAGCTCTGATACTGATTACAAACTACAGTCCTGCTGAACTTTTCAAGTGCAATTTCAGAATTAATTTGTTATAAGGTAGTGTACATAGCCCTgtgcaagaacacacacacacacacacacacacacagcaggatcTTATCAGCGTGGAGTGTCTGTGTGACTCGTCTGTAGAAGACCCCAGTTCACTGCAAAAACATCTGGATGCAGTTACTACACAAGAAACAAGTGAAATGTGAGATTATGTGCCAAGATGATGGACTTTGTCTAATATACTCTCTGTAttctgacccccccccccctccacccccaccccccaaatcTCCCCCCAGATGTGGACGAGTGTAAGGGGTCGCATGCCTGCGCTCAGCAGTGTGTAAACTCTGCTGGAAGTTaccggtgtgtgtgtgctgacggATTCAGTTTAGCAGAAGATGGACGATCGTGCCAGGGACAACCTCCCCCGCCCCCGACGACCCCCAGCCAGCCCAGAGCAAACGATCGCGATGCAGGTGAGAATCAGCCATCCAGACACAAGAATCGCTCCCAGAGTGTGTGAAGCATGGGATTGATTATAAGTCCTGAACACGCGCGTTCGCCTGCTtgaccttcactcacacacacacacaagggttaAGCATATGTCTTCATGACCTTTAAACCCTTTAGTGGCCTTTGGCGACTTTTACTCTCGTTCCCATGTCCGTAACCAGTGACCTGTCTCCTCCTCTTTTATTCACTTTATTCCTCCACTCCTTCCTCCTTTGTACCTTAGAGTTACGAGAAATTCTAACACAGAGGCATACGTGTGGATAAACGGTGTCCATGTTCTTTTGcgtgttttaaataaagtgaGCGAGACCTAACTTCAGCCTCGTCAACCGactcgtttaaggtggaaatacgAGAACcgagaaaaagaagcaaacaccTGCTTCCTAAAATGTCATTTACGGCAGAAGGGAAGAGAAGTGATAAGGAAGATAACATCTGCCTCCATTAGTGACACATTTAATCCTAGAAGCGCCGGGAGCCGGTTTGTATTTGAGCGCTGTGACTGACTTTACAGCAATGGTATTTACAGCGCTGGTAATAAAAGTTCTAATATGAAGCTGTTAATTAAGCGGAAAATATACCTAAAAATTTCCTCcttaatgtcactgcagcattctGTCAGCTTTAAAACTCGCCGGTTTAacgttttttaaagttttctggACACAGTTTAGATTCtggaaaaagtgtgtgtgtatgtgtctcacCAGAAGTTCTCTCTTGGTGTCCTGGAAAACAAGGTAAATATTGTCTGTGGTGTAACTGTGCAACTTGATATTGAGATCCGCTAttagcgccccctgctggacgGACGACACTGGCCAGTATCACGGTCCATTATTACCTTTGGTACGCGCTATGCCGCTCTCAACTCGTACCGTGAGTAATAGTGCACTGTGACTGGCGGCTGCGGCTAGTCGGACATACACTGTTACACCAGTCCAGAGTCCAGAGTCCAGTAAAgaaggtaccatgcagtggataaGCACTATTAGCCTGCTAGCACCTACTCTAGAACACTGTGTACTGACCCAGAGCAGTGAGGACAACATCTCGGCTAATTTTAGCCCAACTAACTTAAGGTCTGTTTAAATGTCTCATAGAGAAACCCAGTTTAGACCCAGacgtccttatatgggcatgagGATGaggaatctgattggctcttatgaGATTTTAGAAAATATGCCACTCATTCCTGTCGTCCCTTCAGAGGTTTACATCGTTGGCTGTATTTTTAGAGCTACTGCTCCCACACTCCTCAAAACTGTGGTCCTCCTAGAAGAGtaagggccacacacacacacacacacacacacacagctgctcaaTGTTAAGGAAAAGCAGCAGCATCTGGAGGGCAACATCAGCGTAGTGACCCAGACCCATTAAGGCTACACTGAAAgtgctctctcactcttttcctCCGTCTAGAGTCTATCAATCCATCCACACAGAACTCAGTAAGAGCTCAAGGCCAtccttttctctccttctctctctccctccttctctcttctcttttccctgAGAAAGAAAGGATGTATAAGAGAAAGTGAACAagagaaaaaagacaaatgggagcgagagagagagagagagagagagagagagagagagagagagagagagagagagagatagagagcgagaTGAGCAGATAGAGGAGCAGAGGGccagatagatggatggatagatagcaaatacagagagagagagagagaaacttttTGTCCTCCTTCGGCTGGAACTCAGAGCTTCCAGCATTCTTTCTTTTTGCTTCTATTTTTGTTCTCAGATTTGGCGCTACGCTCTCCTCCTCTTTCCAGATCCATCATGCTCTGTCTGCTGGGGgtcattatacacacacacacacacactctctctctctctctctctctctctgtctctctcccttgcgtgcctgtaaaaacacacatctgGGACACATTGACGAGACATgaatgtgatgtgatgtgatgtgtgtgtgtgtgtgtgtgtgtgtctgtgttagaaGCCAAGTAAAGCAGAAATAGGACAAGTTTTTactctgtgtgagagagtaaaATGTGTCATTAAGAtattttcagagagagagagagtgagaaagagagagagagagagagagggagaggggagagagagagtgagaaagagagagagagagagagaaagagagagagggagagggagaggggagagagagagtgagaaagagagagagagagagagagagagcgagaaagagagagagagagagagagggagaggggagagagagagtgagaaagagagagagagagagagagagagagagaagagagagagagagagaaagagagagagagagaaagagcgagaaagagagaaagagagagagagagagaaagagagagagagaaagcgagagagagagagagagagaaagagagcgagagagagagagagagagaaagagagcgagagagagagctcttACAGATTTGTCATCTCTTTCACCTCCAATAATAATTTTCCCTCTTTCTGCCCCAGAAAcactttctttcactctttcattcactcactcactggaTCCCTCACTTTTGTCCTTTGTGCACTCTGGCTTCTCTCCAACTATTAATCACCATGACCATGCAATCTAgagcaggaaacacacacacacacacacacacacacacacacggtaacACTGGAGGCTCTAAGGATTATTTATGTGCCACTGTTAAATTGTTAGATATATTGTTTTGCAGACTACGGATTAGGTTTTACATTCAAATTTGAACCCAGAGGCTTGGgactgatgagtgtgtgtgtgtttgtgtgtgtgtgtgtgtgtgtgttatttgaaGGTGGCGGTGTGGGACTGGTAGATAACATCACAGAAGAGGTTCAGATCCTCAGGAACAGAGTGGAGCTACTGgagcaggtacacacacaaacacacacacaaacacacacaccaatttcTAAAGCTGCCAAAGTGCACACCAACAGAAAAAAGCTGGTTATATATTTCAAAGTGTTCCACTAATGACTTAAACAGAAACACTTGACAGGTCCAGGCTTTTACTGCATGAAGAACAAACACTAAACACCAGTATAAACATCAAACACCcccctgccacacacacacacacatctttgaTAAGCACCATTGTTGGCTcaggagaaacagcatctgCTGAAGTTCACAGCCGCCTTAAATCAGTCATTTCTGCTGCTTCAGGGGATTGTGGAAATCTCCTGCTTTTAACAACTGTTTGTGTCCAAAGGTTTGCAGACACCTCCATCTAATGAGTGAATCCagcttctttaaaaaaacatggcgtgtaaaccttgcaaagTGCTGATTGACCAAACAGATTTGTCTGCGCCACGCAgtgcagacgaccagcactaactctccatctgtaaaatctccagctgcagcagagatcacgtttgtttttatccgactcacgacggcagctcgtaaaatgacgccgtggtcttttgaagaggttcaaaccctccttggatcggtggccgacgaaagaatccagcgagagctggacgctgcaacaaggaaggaacaaactctactgatctgtctgaactgatgacggagctgtgttcagtcccaaacaacaacaacacgccagtacaccatgagtaaacaccgcttaatgTTACCGCCTCCACTGTTGTGGTCTCCAAATCCTGCTGTTCCCTTTAGAGGCGGGGTTTGAGataacaccagatacatttcaggtggtgggcgctgtgggagtggaaaaccaagCAGGGATCAAACacagagtagagtccagtagtagtagtagagtAGGTACTAAGCAGTGGAAAAATAACTTCATAATATatacatctctctttctctctttgaaaAAGAAACTGGAGATGGTCCTCGCTCCCCTCTCCACTCTCTTTCCTCCAGACGAGGACGACAAGAATGGCTTTTACTTTGACAGGACTAACTTCTTGTCTGACCAGACCAGCttcctgtctcactctctgCGGCAGCTAGACAGAATCGACTCCCTCAGTGAACAGGTCGGCTTCCTGGAGGAACGTCTCGGAacgtgtaagtgtgtgtgtgtgtgtgtgtgtgtgtgtgtgtgatagagtgtGATATTATATTGTATAATTACACTACACTTTCTAATTGGGGCTTTCACATACTTTTGTAATTTCTTGATTACATGTATATCACCTGAGATaattagatttaaaaagctgtttatctGAGCACTAAGAGTTtattcactcccacacacacacccctacggacacttttgagtcaccaatccacctaccaacgtgtgtttttggagcgtggaaggaaaccggagcacccgaggaaacccacgcagacacagagagaacacaccacactcctcacagacagtcacccggaggaaacccacgcagacacagggagaacacaccacactcctcacagacagtcacccggaggaaacccacgcagacacagggagaacacaccacactcctcacagacagtcacccggaggaaacccacgcagacacagggagaacacaccacactcctcacagacagtcacccggaggaaacccacgcagacacagggagaacacaccacactcctcacagacagtcacccggaggaaacccacgcaaacacagggagaacacaccacactcctcacagacagtcacccggaggaaacccacgcagacacagagagaacacaccacactcctcacagacagtcacccggaggaaacccacgcagacacagggagaacacaccacactcctcacagacagtcacccggaggaaacccacgcagacacagggagaacacaccacactcctcacagacagtcacccggaggaaacccacgcagacacagggagaacacaccacactcctcacagacagtcacctggaggaaacccacgcagacacagggagaacacaccacactcctcacagacagtcacccggaggaaacccacgcagacacagggagaacacaccacactcctcacagacagtcacccggaggaaacccacgcagacacagggagaacacaccacactcctcacagacagtcacccggaggaaacccacgcaaacacagggagaacac
This genomic interval from Hoplias malabaricus isolate fHopMal1 chromosome 15, fHopMal1.hap1, whole genome shotgun sequence contains the following:
- the egfl7 gene encoding epidermal growth factor-like protein 7, which produces MYCTLLLSSILFSLQASSTPQFYSHHGRRVCVGSSRVVSSTESYIQAVHTPYITMCPNHRLCSSYKTVYKTSYREVTRAVPSSAFYPECCPGWQSLHSHSCNHAVCLQECVNGGSCVRPNHCSCPIGWTGRYCQIDVDECKGSHACAQQCVNSAGSYRCVCADGFSLAEDGRSCQGQPPPPPTTPSQPRANDRDAGGGVGLVDNITEEVQILRNRVELLEQKLEMVLAPLSTLFPPDEDDKNGFYFDRTNFLSDQTSFLSHSLRQLDRIDSLSEQVGFLEERLGTCSCQEN